The Streptomyces avermitilis MA-4680 = NBRC 14893 genome contains a region encoding:
- a CDS encoding L-aspartate oxidase, giving the protein MTGTGTGSTGIGPHGTGTGIRLHAPAPGWSIAADVVVVGSGVAGLTAALRCEAAGLTTVVVTKAHLDDGSTRWAQGGIAAALGEGDTPEQHLDDTLVAGAGLCDEEAVRILVTEGPDAVRRLIATGAHFDESSEGGLELTREGGHHRRRIAHAGGDATGAEISRALVEAVRARGLRTVENALVLDLLTDAEGRTAGVTLHVMGEGQHDGVGAVHAPAVVLATGGMGQVFSATTNPSVSTGDGVALALRAGAEVSDLEFVQFHPTVLFLGADAEGQQPLVSEAVRGEGAHLVDADGVRFMVGQHELAELAPRDIVAKGIMRRMQEQDAEHMFLDARHFGAAMWEHRFPTILAACRAHGIDPVHEPVPVAPAAHYASGGVRTDSRGRTTVPGLYACGEVACTGVHGANRLASNSLLEGLVYAERIAADIAAGPAENARHARVPQPVPQPEKPAHPLLAPEARFAIQRIMADGAGVLRSAESLAKAADRLQQLHTDARDALDENGKTAEPGVDTWEATNLLCVARVLVAAAQVREETRGCHWREDHADRDDTTWRRHIVVRLNPDRALAVRTTDTADFPPTLPPALGSARAGEAPMARPARPSRPQEQ; this is encoded by the coding sequence GTGACCGGCACAGGTACTGGCAGCACAGGCATAGGACCGCACGGCACCGGTACGGGCATACGCCTGCACGCGCCCGCCCCCGGCTGGTCCATCGCCGCCGACGTCGTGGTCGTCGGCTCCGGCGTGGCCGGCCTGACCGCGGCCCTGCGCTGCGAGGCCGCGGGCCTGACGACGGTCGTCGTCACCAAGGCCCACCTCGACGACGGCTCCACCCGCTGGGCCCAGGGCGGCATCGCCGCGGCCCTCGGCGAGGGCGACACCCCCGAACAGCACCTCGACGACACGCTGGTGGCGGGCGCGGGCCTGTGCGACGAGGAGGCCGTACGCATCCTCGTCACCGAGGGCCCCGACGCCGTACGCCGGCTGATCGCGACCGGCGCCCACTTCGACGAGTCCTCCGAGGGCGGCCTCGAACTCACCCGCGAGGGCGGCCACCACCGCCGCCGCATCGCCCACGCGGGCGGCGACGCGACCGGCGCGGAGATCTCCCGTGCCCTCGTCGAGGCGGTTCGCGCGCGCGGCCTGCGCACCGTGGAGAACGCGCTCGTCCTGGACCTCCTCACGGACGCCGAGGGACGCACCGCGGGTGTCACCCTGCACGTCATGGGAGAAGGCCAGCACGACGGCGTAGGAGCGGTCCACGCCCCCGCCGTGGTCCTCGCCACCGGCGGCATGGGCCAGGTCTTCTCGGCGACCACCAACCCGTCCGTGTCCACCGGCGACGGCGTGGCGCTCGCCCTGCGCGCCGGAGCGGAGGTCAGCGACCTGGAGTTCGTCCAGTTCCACCCGACCGTGCTCTTCCTGGGCGCGGACGCGGAGGGCCAGCAGCCCCTCGTCTCCGAAGCGGTACGCGGCGAGGGCGCCCACCTGGTCGACGCGGACGGCGTGCGCTTCATGGTGGGGCAGCACGAGCTGGCCGAACTCGCCCCCCGGGACATCGTCGCCAAGGGCATCATGCGCCGCATGCAGGAGCAGGACGCCGAGCACATGTTCCTGGACGCCCGGCACTTCGGCGCCGCCATGTGGGAACACCGCTTCCCGACGATCCTGGCCGCCTGCCGCGCCCACGGCATCGACCCGGTGCACGAGCCCGTCCCCGTCGCCCCGGCCGCCCACTACGCCTCCGGAGGCGTCCGCACGGACTCCCGGGGCCGTACGACCGTGCCGGGCCTGTACGCGTGCGGTGAGGTCGCCTGCACCGGCGTCCACGGTGCCAACCGACTGGCCTCGAACTCCCTCCTGGAGGGCCTGGTCTACGCCGAGCGCATCGCCGCCGACATCGCGGCGGGCCCCGCGGAGAACGCCCGCCACGCGCGCGTGCCGCAGCCGGTCCCGCAGCCGGAGAAGCCGGCCCACCCGCTGCTGGCCCCCGAGGCCCGTTTCGCGATCCAGCGGATCATGGCGGACGGAGCGGGCGTCCTGCGCTCGGCCGAGTCCCTCGCGAAGGCCGCCGACCGCCTCCAGCAACTGCACACGGACGCCCGCGACGCCCTAGACGAGAACGGCAAGACGGCCGAGCCGGGCGTCGACACCTGGGAGGCCACCAACCTCCTGTGCGTGGCCCGCGTCCTGGTCGCCGCCGCCCAGGTGCGTGAGGAGACCCGCGGCTGCCACTGGCGCGAGGACCACGCCGACCGCGACGACACCACCTGGCGCCGCCACATCGTCGTACGGCTGAATCCGGATCGCGCACTCGCCGTACGCACCACCGACACAGCAGACTTCCCCCCGACCCTCCCCCCGGCGCTCGGCTCCGCCCGAGCGGGGGAGGCCCCCATGGCCCGACCGGCGCGTCCGTCCCGTCCCCAGGAGCAGTGA
- a CDS encoding histone-like nucleoid-structuring protein Lsr2 — MAQKVQVLLVDDLDGGEADETVTFALDGKTYEIDLTTANADKLRGLLEPYVKGGRRTGGRASGGRGKARVASGGSQDTAQIRAWAKENGYEVNDRGRVPASIREAYEKANG; from the coding sequence GTGGCACAGAAGGTTCAGGTCCTTCTTGTCGACGACCTCGACGGTGGCGAGGCCGACGAGACCGTGACGTTCGCGCTGGACGGCAAGACGTACGAGATCGATCTCACGACCGCCAATGCGGACAAGCTTCGTGGCCTTCTCGAGCCCTACGTGAAGGGCGGCCGTCGCACCGGAGGCCGTGCTTCGGGTGGACGTGGAAAGGCGCGGGTCGCTTCCGGCGGCAGCCAGGACACCGCGCAGATCCGCGCTTGGGCGAAGGAGAACGGTTACGAGGTCAACGACCGTGGCCGAGTTCCGGCGTCCATTCGTGAGGCCTACGAGAAGGCCAACGGCTGA
- a CDS encoding BlaI/MecI/CopY family transcriptional regulator — MTRVWKWNRPVTVREVLEDLQRERSIAYTTVMTVLDNLHQKGWVRREAEGRAYRYEAVSTRAAYAAALMNDAWSQSDNPAAALVAFFGMMSEEQRQALRDAMRIAQGPEAAESHETFARATEKQAENRDENPDEKAAGKAGRNPDEKADEKADENQGRNPEGIVAENPASAEGDPGR, encoded by the coding sequence ATGACGCGGGTGTGGAAGTGGAACCGCCCGGTGACCGTTCGAGAAGTCCTGGAAGATCTTCAGCGGGAACGGTCCATCGCCTACACCACGGTGATGACCGTTTTGGACAATCTCCATCAGAAGGGCTGGGTACGCCGCGAAGCGGAAGGCCGGGCCTATCGATATGAGGCGGTCTCCACCCGTGCCGCCTACGCGGCCGCGCTGATGAACGACGCCTGGTCGCAGAGCGACAACCCGGCCGCCGCACTCGTCGCCTTCTTCGGCATGATGAGCGAGGAACAGCGGCAGGCGCTCCGCGACGCCATGCGCATCGCACAAGGCCCCGAAGCCGCCGAATCACACGAAACCTTCGCCCGCGCCACTGAGAAGCAGGCCGAGAACAGGGACGAGAACCCGGACGAGAAGGCGGCCGGGAAGGCCGGCCGGAACCCGGACGAGAAGGCGGACGAGAAGGCGGACGAGAACCAGGGCCGGAACCCGGAGGGGATCGTCGCCGAGAACCCCGCCTCCGCCGAGGGCGACCCCGGGCGATAG
- a CDS encoding amino-acid N-acetyltransferase gives MPAESPAEHPVEKPAERAPEVSAKAITVRRARTSDVPAVRRLLDSYVRRGILLDKATVTLYEDIQEFWVAERDDNAEVLGCGALHVMWEDLAEVRTLAVNPDAKGLGVGHQLLGKLLQTARWLGVRRVFCLTFEVDFFGKHGFVEIGETPVDTDVYAELLRSYDEGVAEFLGLERVKPNTLGNSRMLLHL, from the coding sequence ATGCCAGCAGAGAGCCCCGCGGAGCATCCCGTGGAGAAGCCCGCAGAGCGCGCCCCCGAAGTCAGCGCAAAAGCCATCACCGTCCGGCGGGCCAGGACCAGCGATGTCCCGGCGGTGCGCCGCCTCCTCGACTCGTACGTCCGACGCGGCATCCTGCTCGACAAAGCGACGGTGACGCTTTACGAGGACATCCAGGAGTTCTGGGTCGCGGAACGGGATGACAACGCCGAGGTCCTCGGCTGCGGCGCGCTCCATGTGATGTGGGAAGACCTCGCGGAAGTCCGCACTCTTGCGGTGAACCCGGACGCCAAGGGGCTCGGCGTCGGTCACCAGTTGCTGGGCAAGTTGCTGCAGACCGCCCGCTGGCTGGGTGTTCGCCGTGTTTTCTGTCTGACCTTCGAAGTGGACTTCTTCGGGAAGCACGGCTTCGTGGAGATCGGAGAGACGCCCGTTGACACCGATGTCTACGCCGAGCTGCTGCGTTCCTATGACGAGGGCGTAGCAGAGTTCCTCGGTCTCGAACGAGTGAAACCGAACACCTTGGGCAACAGCCGGATGCTTCTGCATCTGTGA
- a CDS encoding SCO3374 family protein, which yields MVHTVPLPRRPFAPVDPGRPDGPDGPGDLGGAGVPGGPGVPGGAGFPGGPGGPGGRVRQWYEHELGWVTMPGLPLRLATGLRFDVLDVPAAAGFPALRHLGPATPVALQGDRMRLLVAAGSADELPGLLDWLEWGALPLDLTAIGTGGHIEAPRPSGLNGSRPLPLGRAGSQGAAVWLRPPEPGCEVEASLPTLSAVGGDGDAPDLVRLVDTMATQCHRIRLRRSCAQPLAFS from the coding sequence ATGGTCCACACCGTGCCTCTCCCGCGCAGGCCGTTCGCCCCGGTTGACCCGGGTCGTCCCGACGGTCCCGACGGCCCCGGGGATCTCGGTGGTGCGGGGGTTCCGGGTGGTCCAGGGGTTCCGGGTGGCGCGGGGTTTCCGGGCGGTCCCGGCGGGCCGGGCGGTCGCGTGCGGCAGTGGTACGAGCACGAGCTGGGCTGGGTCACCATGCCCGGCCTGCCGCTGAGGCTGGCCACAGGCCTGCGCTTCGACGTCCTGGACGTGCCCGCCGCGGCGGGATTCCCGGCGCTGCGGCACCTGGGGCCCGCCACCCCGGTGGCTCTTCAGGGAGACCGGATGCGGCTGCTCGTGGCCGCGGGCAGCGCGGACGAACTACCGGGGCTGCTGGACTGGCTGGAGTGGGGCGCGCTGCCCCTGGACCTCACGGCGATCGGTACAGGCGGGCACATCGAGGCGCCCCGGCCGTCGGGCCTCAACGGGTCCCGGCCGCTCCCCCTGGGCCGGGCCGGTTCACAGGGGGCCGCCGTCTGGCTGCGGCCCCCCGAGCCGGGGTGCGAAGTGGAAGCCTCGCTGCCGACGCTGTCGGCCGTGGGGGGCGATGGTGATGCCCCCGACCTCGTACGACTGGTGGACACGATGGCGACGCAATGCCACCGGATCCGGCTGCGGCGCTCGTGCGCTCAGCCGTTGGCCTTCTCGTAG
- the nadC gene encoding carboxylating nicotinate-nucleotide diphosphorylase, producing MSTPDLPLAQSGGCGDGCACGTGPGEEHEEYMECGLDPALAQLLADAGLDPLEVEDIANVAIQEDLDHGVDVTTVATISEDAVATADFTAREAGVVAGLRVAEAVISVVCTDEFEVERHVDDGDRVEEGQKLLTVTTRTRDLLTAERSALNLLCRLSGIATATRAWADALAATDTKVRDTRKTTPGLRSLEKFAVRCGGGVNHRMSLSDAALVKDNHVMAAGGVAQAFRAVGEMFPDVPIEVEVDTLHQLREVVDAGADLILLDNFTPTECEEAVAIVNGRALLEASGRLTLGNAEAYAKTGVDFLAVGALTHSSPILDIGLDLRAAE from the coding sequence GTGAGCACCCCCGACCTTCCCCTCGCCCAGAGCGGCGGCTGCGGCGACGGCTGCGCCTGCGGCACCGGCCCCGGCGAGGAGCACGAGGAGTACATGGAGTGCGGCCTCGACCCCGCGCTCGCCCAGCTCCTGGCCGACGCCGGACTCGACCCCCTGGAGGTCGAGGACATCGCCAACGTCGCCATCCAGGAGGACCTCGACCACGGCGTGGACGTCACGACGGTCGCGACGATCTCCGAGGACGCCGTCGCCACCGCCGACTTCACCGCGCGCGAGGCGGGCGTGGTGGCGGGCCTCAGGGTCGCCGAGGCCGTGATCTCGGTGGTCTGCACGGACGAGTTCGAGGTGGAGCGCCACGTCGACGACGGCGACCGCGTCGAAGAGGGCCAGAAGCTCCTCACCGTCACCACCCGCACCCGCGACCTTCTGACGGCCGAACGCAGCGCACTGAACCTCCTGTGCCGCCTGTCGGGCATCGCGACGGCCACGCGCGCGTGGGCGGACGCCCTGGCGGCCACGGACACCAAGGTCCGTGACACCCGCAAGACGACCCCGGGCCTGCGCTCCCTGGAGAAGTTCGCCGTACGCTGCGGCGGCGGCGTCAACCACCGCATGTCCCTGTCGGACGCGGCCCTGGTCAAGGACAACCACGTGATGGCCGCGGGCGGGGTGGCGCAGGCATTCCGGGCGGTCGGCGAGATGTTCCCGGACGTACCGATCGAGGTCGAGGTCGACACCCTCCACCAGCTGCGCGAGGTGGTGGACGCGGGCGCCGACCTGATCCTCCTGGACAACTTCACGCCGACCGAGTGCGAAGAGGCCGTGGCGATCGTCAACGGCCGCGCCCTCCTGGAGGCGTCGGGCCGCCTGACCCTCGGCAACGCGGAGGCGTACGCGAAGACCGGCGTCGACTTCCTCGCCGTCGGCGCGCTCACCCACTCCTCACCGATCCTGGACATCGGCCTCGATCTGCGAGCGGCGGAGTAG
- the panC gene encoding pantoate--beta-alanine ligase encodes MTTTLLRTADELHARVRHGRRAVVMTMGALHEGHATLIRTAREIAGAEGEVVVTVFVNPLQFGRGEDLDRYPRTLDADLKIAEAAGADVVFAPSADEVYPGGEPQVRISAGPMGERLEGAFRPGHFDGMLTVVGKLLHLTRPDVALYGQKDAQQLALIRRMARDLNFGVEIVGVPTVREDDGLALSSRNRYLAADERRTALALSQALFAGRDRHAAQEALRARAREVPATRARAEALSAIGESRAAADAHAVAKATPAGTSGPAAVRCAARLVLEEAARLQPPLVLDYLGLVDPSDFTEIPDDFTGEAVLAVAARVGTTRLIDNIPLTFGAAS; translated from the coding sequence ATGACCACCACCCTGCTGCGCACCGCCGACGAACTGCACGCGCGTGTGCGCCACGGCCGCCGGGCCGTCGTGATGACCATGGGCGCCCTCCATGAGGGTCACGCGACCCTGATCCGCACCGCCCGCGAGATCGCCGGGGCCGAGGGCGAAGTCGTCGTCACCGTCTTCGTGAACCCCCTCCAGTTCGGCCGGGGCGAAGACCTCGACCGCTACCCGCGCACCCTCGACGCCGACCTCAAGATCGCCGAGGCGGCGGGTGCCGACGTCGTGTTCGCCCCGTCCGCGGACGAGGTCTACCCCGGCGGCGAACCCCAGGTGCGCATCTCCGCGGGCCCCATGGGCGAGCGCCTCGAAGGAGCCTTTCGCCCCGGTCACTTCGACGGCATGCTCACCGTCGTCGGCAAGCTGCTGCACCTCACCCGCCCCGACGTGGCGCTGTACGGGCAGAAGGACGCCCAGCAGCTCGCCCTGATCCGCCGCATGGCGCGCGACCTCAACTTCGGCGTGGAGATCGTCGGCGTGCCCACCGTGCGCGAGGACGACGGCCTGGCCCTGTCCAGCCGCAACCGCTACCTCGCCGCCGACGAGCGCCGCACCGCACTCGCGCTCTCCCAGGCGCTGTTCGCCGGCCGCGACCGGCACGCCGCCCAGGAGGCGCTGCGCGCGCGGGCCCGCGAAGTGCCCGCCACGCGCGCGCGTGCCGAGGCCCTCAGCGCCATAGGGGAGTCCCGCGCCGCCGCCGACGCGCACGCGGTCGCCAAGGCGACCCCCGCGGGCACCTCGGGGCCCGCCGCCGTCCGGTGCGCCGCCCGCCTCGTGCTGGAGGAAGCCGCCCGGCTGCAGCCGCCGCTGGTCCTCGACTACCTGGGCCTGGTCGACCCCTCGGACTTCACCGAGATTCCCGACGACTTCACCGGCGAGGCGGTCCTCGCCGTCGCCGCCCGGGTCGGGACGACCCGGCTGATCGACAACATTCCCCTCACCTTCGGAGCCGCCTCGTGA
- a CDS encoding type III pantothenate kinase, with amino-acid sequence MLLTIDVGNTHTVLGLFDGEDIVEHWRISTDARRTADELAVLLQGLMGMHPLLGEELGDGIDGIAICSTVPSVLHELREVTRRYYGDVPAVLVEPGIKTGVPILMDNPKEVGADRIINAVAAVELYGGPAIVVDFGTATTFDAVSARGEYAGGVIAPGIEISVEALGVRGAQLRKIELARPRAVIGKNTVEAMQAGIVYGFAGQVDGVVTRMARELADDPDDVTVIATGGLAPMVLGEASVIDEHEPWLTLIGLRLVYERNISRT; translated from the coding sequence ATGCTGCTGACCATCGACGTAGGCAACACGCACACCGTTCTGGGCCTCTTCGACGGCGAGGACATCGTCGAACACTGGCGCATCTCCACGGACGCCCGCCGCACCGCGGACGAACTGGCGGTACTCCTCCAGGGCCTGATGGGCATGCACCCGCTGCTGGGCGAGGAACTCGGCGACGGCATCGACGGGATCGCGATCTGCTCGACGGTCCCGTCGGTCCTGCACGAACTCCGCGAGGTCACCCGCCGCTACTACGGTGACGTACCCGCGGTCCTCGTGGAACCGGGCATCAAGACGGGCGTCCCGATCCTGATGGACAACCCCAAGGAGGTCGGGGCGGACCGCATCATCAACGCGGTGGCGGCCGTCGAGCTCTACGGGGGCCCGGCGATCGTCGTGGACTTCGGCACGGCGACGACGTTCGACGCGGTGTCGGCGCGCGGCGAGTACGCGGGCGGCGTGATCGCCCCCGGCATCGAGATCTCGGTCGAGGCGCTGGGGGTCCGCGGCGCCCAGCTCCGCAAGATCGAACTGGCCCGTCCGCGCGCGGTGATCGGCAAGAACACGGTCGAGGCGATGCAGGCGGGCATCGTCTACGGCTTCGCGGGCCAGGTGGACGGCGTGGTCACGCGCATGGCACGCGAACTCGCGGACGACCCGGACGACGTCACGGTCATCGCGACGGGCGGTCTGGCGCCGATGGTCCTGGGCGAGGCCTCGGTGATCGACGAGCACGAGCCGTGGCTCACCTTGATCGGCCTCCGTCTCGTGTACGAACGAAACATCTCCCGCACGTGA
- a CDS encoding ATP-dependent Clp protease ATP-binding subunit has protein sequence MFERFTDRARRVVVLAQEEARMLNHNYIGTEHILLGLIHEGEGVAAKALESLGISLEAVRQQVEEIIGQGQQAPSGHIPFTPRAKKVLELSLREALQLGHNYIGTEHILLGLIREGEGVAAQVLVKLGADLNRVRQQVIQLLSGYQGKETAAAGGPAEGTPSTSLVLDQFGRNLTQAARESKLDPVIGREKEIERVMQVLSRRTKNNPVLIGEPGVGKTAVVEGLAQAIVKGEVPETLKDKHLYTLDLGALVAGSRYRGDFEERLKKVLKEIRTRGDIILFIDELHTLVGAGAAEGAIDAASILKPMLARGELQTIGATTLDEYRKHLEKDAALERRFQPIQVAEPSLPHTIEILKGLRDRYEAHHRVSITDEALVQAATLADRYISDRFLPDKAIDLIDEAGSRMRIRRMTAPPDLREFDEKIAGVRRDKESAIDSQDFEKAASLRDKEKQLLAAKAKREKEWKAGDMDVVAEVDGELIAEVLATATGIPVFKLTEEESSRLLRMEDELHKRVIGQKDAVKALSKAIRRTRAGLKDPKRPGGSFIFAGPSGVGKTELSKALAEFLFGDEDALISLDMSEFSEKHTVSRLFGSPPGYVGYEEGGQLTEKVRRKPFSVVLFDEVEKAHPDIFNSLLQILEDGRLTDSQGRVVDFKNTVIIMTTNLGTRDISKGFNLGFAAQGDTKSNYERMKNKVADELKQHFRPEFLNRVDDVVVFPQLTQDDILRIVDLMITKVDERLKDRDMGIELAQSAKELLAKKGYDPVLGARPLRRTIQREIEDTLSEKILFGELRPGHIVVVDTEGEGETKTFTFRGEEKSALPDVPPIEQAAGGAGPNLSKDA, from the coding sequence ATGTTCGAGAGGTTCACCGACCGCGCGCGGCGGGTTGTCGTCCTGGCTCAGGAAGAAGCCCGGATGCTCAACCACAACTACATCGGCACCGAGCACATCCTCCTGGGCCTGATCCACGAGGGTGAGGGTGTCGCCGCTAAGGCCCTGGAGAGCCTCGGGATTTCGCTCGAGGCGGTCCGCCAGCAGGTGGAGGAGATCATCGGCCAGGGCCAGCAGGCCCCGTCCGGGCACATCCCCTTCACTCCCCGTGCCAAGAAGGTCCTGGAGCTGTCGCTCCGCGAGGCCCTTCAGCTGGGCCACAACTACATCGGCACGGAGCACATCCTGCTCGGCCTGATCCGTGAGGGCGAGGGTGTCGCCGCCCAGGTCCTGGTCAAGCTGGGCGCAGACCTCAACCGGGTGCGGCAGCAGGTCATCCAGCTGCTCTCCGGTTACCAGGGCAAGGAGACCGCCGCCGCCGGCGGTCCTGCCGAGGGCACCCCCTCCACGTCCCTGGTCCTCGACCAGTTCGGCCGGAATCTCACCCAGGCCGCTCGTGAGTCCAAGCTCGACCCGGTCATCGGGCGCGAGAAGGAGATCGAGCGGGTCATGCAGGTGCTGTCCCGCCGTACGAAGAACAACCCGGTCCTGATCGGTGAGCCCGGTGTCGGCAAGACCGCCGTCGTCGAGGGCCTCGCTCAGGCGATCGTCAAGGGCGAGGTGCCCGAGACCCTCAAGGACAAGCACCTCTACACCCTGGACCTGGGTGCGCTGGTCGCCGGTTCCCGCTACCGCGGTGACTTCGAGGAGCGCCTGAAGAAGGTGCTGAAGGAGATCCGCACCCGCGGCGACATCATCCTGTTCATCGACGAGCTGCACACGCTCGTCGGTGCGGGTGCCGCCGAGGGCGCCATCGACGCGGCTTCGATCCTGAAGCCGATGCTGGCCCGCGGTGAGCTGCAGACCATCGGCGCCACCACACTCGACGAATACCGCAAGCACCTCGAGAAGGACGCGGCCCTCGAGCGCCGCTTCCAGCCGATCCAGGTGGCGGAGCCTTCCCTCCCCCACACGATCGAGATCCTCAAGGGCCTGCGCGACCGTTACGAGGCACACCACCGCGTCTCCATCACGGACGAGGCTCTCGTCCAGGCCGCGACGCTCGCGGACCGTTACATCTCGGACCGCTTCCTCCCGGACAAGGCGATCGACCTGATCGACGAGGCGGGTTCCCGGATGCGGATCCGCCGGATGACCGCGCCGCCGGACCTGCGCGAGTTCGACGAGAAGATCGCGGGCGTGCGCCGCGACAAGGAGTCCGCGATCGACTCGCAGGACTTCGAGAAGGCGGCTTCTCTCCGCGACAAGGAGAAGCAGCTCCTGGCCGCGAAGGCCAAGCGGGAGAAGGAGTGGAAGGCCGGCGACATGGACGTCGTCGCCGAGGTCGACGGCGAGCTGATCGCCGAGGTCCTCGCGACCGCCACCGGCATCCCGGTCTTCAAGCTGACCGAGGAGGAGTCCTCGCGCCTGCTGCGCATGGAGGACGAGCTCCACAAGCGGGTCATCGGCCAGAAGGACGCCGTCAAGGCGCTCTCGAAGGCGATCCGTCGTACGCGTGCGGGTCTGAAGGACCCGAAGCGGCCGGGTGGTTCGTTCATCTTCGCGGGCCCGTCCGGTGTCGGTAAGACCGAGCTGTCCAAGGCGCTCGCCGAGTTCCTGTTCGGTGACGAGGACGCGCTGATCTCCCTCGACATGTCGGAGTTCAGCGAGAAGCACACGGTCTCGCGTCTGTTCGGTTCGCCTCCCGGCTACGTGGGCTACGAAGAGGGCGGGCAGCTGACCGAGAAGGTCCGCCGCAAGCCGTTCTCCGTCGTCCTGTTCGACGAGGTCGAGAAGGCCCACCCGGACATCTTCAACTCGCTGCTCCAGATCCTGGAGGACGGTCGTCTGACCGACTCCCAGGGCCGGGTCGTGGACTTCAAGAACACGGTCATCATCATGACGACCAACCTCGGCACCCGGGACATCTCCAAGGGCTTCAACCTGGGCTTCGCCGCCCAGGGCGACACGAAGTCCAACTACGAGCGCATGAAGAACAAGGTCGCGGACGAGCTCAAGCAGCACTTCCGCCCCGAGTTCCTCAACCGCGTCGACGACGTGGTCGTCTTCCCGCAGCTCACCCAGGACGACATCCTCCGGATCGTCGACCTGATGATCACCAAGGTCGACGAGCGCCTCAAGGACCGGGACATGGGCATCGAACTCGCCCAGTCCGCGAAGGAACTGCTCGCGAAGAAGGGTTACGACCCCGTTCTGGGCGCGCGGCCGCTGCGCCGCACGATCCAGCGCGAGATCGAGGACACCCTCTCCGAGAAGATCCTCTTCGGGGAGCTGCGTCCGGGCCACATCGTGGTCGTCGACACGGAGGGCGAGGGCGAGACCAAGACCTTCACCTTCCGTGGCGAGGAGAAGTCGGCCCTGCCCGACGTCCCCCCGATCGAGCAGGCGGCCGGCGGCGCCGGTCCGAACCTGAGCAAGGACGCGTAA